A window of Streptomyces armeniacus contains these coding sequences:
- a CDS encoding M28 family metallopeptidase, with the protein MHVPLRKRHRTVAVFAAAALATPLLLAASAAPAAAEHDPAKKGRKLARELVQRTSAKGAMKHMRAFQAIADRSDDNRAAGSRGHERSAKYAGSLLKKAGYEVTYEKFEFTYVETLAEKLTVLTPGQRDVPIHLMTYTASTPEGGTEAAVAPVPADGSSGCEAADFADGAYEGKIALIQRGACDFATKQANAADAGAVGAVIYNNTDGELNGTLGAPDAGRIPTGGITKADGEALAAEAAEGEVTVNLEIREFHEQRTTPNVIAETRGGDDDNVVMLGAHLDSVAGGPGINDNASGSAGILEAALQLAKADRRGKHENKVRFALWTAEELGLIGSEHYVAGLSEDERDDIALYLNFDMIASPNHGLFVYDGDDSDGVGAGPGPEGSAQIERSINEFMRSQGNEPRGTDFSGRSDYGPFIEVGIPSGGTFTGAEGIKSEEEQALWGGEAGVAYDKCYHMACDDLRNLSMPAFDANVDVIANAVGNYAWDTGSLEQQAPYRATDRTAGSSGGLHTHNATK; encoded by the coding sequence GTGCACGTACCGCTCCGTAAGAGACACAGAACCGTCGCGGTGTTCGCCGCCGCGGCGCTTGCCACCCCGCTGCTCCTCGCAGCGTCCGCCGCACCCGCCGCGGCGGAGCACGACCCGGCGAAGAAGGGCCGGAAACTCGCTCGCGAACTGGTCCAACGGACCAGCGCCAAGGGCGCGATGAAGCACATGCGCGCCTTCCAGGCCATCGCCGACCGCAGCGACGACAACCGCGCCGCCGGCTCACGGGGGCACGAACGGTCCGCCAAGTACGCGGGTTCGCTGCTGAAGAAGGCGGGCTACGAGGTCACGTACGAGAAGTTCGAGTTCACGTACGTGGAGACGCTCGCCGAGAAGCTCACGGTGCTCACGCCCGGCCAACGCGACGTGCCCATCCACCTCATGACGTACACCGCGAGCACCCCCGAGGGCGGCACCGAGGCCGCCGTCGCGCCCGTACCGGCGGACGGCAGCAGCGGCTGCGAGGCCGCGGACTTCGCGGACGGCGCGTACGAGGGGAAGATCGCGCTCATCCAGCGCGGCGCCTGCGACTTCGCCACCAAGCAGGCCAACGCCGCGGACGCCGGCGCGGTCGGCGCCGTCATCTACAACAACACCGACGGCGAACTCAACGGCACTCTCGGCGCCCCCGACGCCGGCCGCATCCCCACCGGCGGCATCACCAAGGCCGACGGCGAGGCGCTCGCCGCCGAGGCCGCGGAGGGCGAGGTGACCGTCAACCTCGAGATCCGCGAGTTCCACGAGCAGCGCACCACCCCGAACGTCATCGCCGAGACCCGCGGCGGCGACGACGACAACGTCGTGATGCTCGGCGCCCACCTCGACTCCGTCGCGGGCGGCCCCGGCATCAACGACAACGCCTCCGGCTCGGCCGGAATCCTGGAGGCCGCCCTCCAGTTGGCCAAGGCCGACCGGCGCGGCAAGCACGAGAACAAGGTGCGCTTCGCGCTCTGGACGGCGGAGGAACTGGGCCTGATCGGCTCCGAGCACTACGTCGCCGGGCTGTCCGAGGACGAGCGCGACGACATCGCCCTCTACCTCAACTTCGACATGATCGCCTCGCCCAACCACGGGCTGTTCGTGTACGACGGCGACGACTCCGACGGCGTCGGCGCGGGCCCCGGGCCGGAGGGCTCGGCGCAGATCGAGCGCTCCATCAACGAGTTCATGCGGTCGCAGGGCAACGAGCCGCGCGGCACCGACTTCTCCGGGCGCTCCGACTACGGGCCGTTCATCGAGGTCGGCATCCCGTCGGGCGGCACGTTCACCGGCGCGGAGGGCATCAAGTCCGAGGAGGAGCAGGCGCTCTGGGGCGGCGAGGCGGGCGTCGCGTACGACAAGTGCTACCACATGGCGTGCGACGACCTGCGCAACCTCAGCATGCCGGCGTTCGACGCCAACGTGGACGTCATCGCGAACGCGGTCGGCAACTACGCCTGGGACACCGGCAGTCTCGAGCAGCAGGCGCCGTACCGCGCCACCGACCGGACCGCGGGCAGCAGCGGCGGACTGCACACGCACAACGCCACCAAGTAA
- a CDS encoding LytR C-terminal domain-containing protein, whose amino-acid sequence MSMLTPPGMGGQYRIKGDRYPRMRRPRNRRRIVLATVSAAAATGLVGWGTLQLIDVFSGGGGSSAEAAGKHGEDGKECVAQDRKPDDGSASGKTGGKPAGGKSGADVPKPGTIKVNVLNATPRSGLAADTADELKKRGFKVGEVTNAPKSLDKKVKGTGLLMGATGADTAARFKVLGSHLAGADTRYDNRKGADVDLVIGNEFKKLTAEKDAARAMAALADPKPSTSPSC is encoded by the coding sequence ATGAGCATGCTCACTCCCCCCGGCATGGGCGGTCAGTACCGCATCAAGGGTGACCGCTATCCGCGCATGCGCCGCCCCCGCAACCGCCGCAGAATCGTTCTCGCCACGGTGTCCGCGGCAGCCGCCACGGGCCTGGTCGGCTGGGGGACGCTGCAGCTCATCGACGTCTTCTCGGGCGGCGGCGGCAGCTCCGCCGAGGCCGCCGGCAAGCACGGCGAAGACGGCAAGGAGTGCGTCGCGCAGGACCGGAAACCGGACGACGGTTCCGCGTCCGGGAAGACCGGCGGGAAGCCGGCCGGCGGCAAGTCCGGCGCGGACGTGCCGAAGCCCGGCACGATCAAGGTGAACGTCCTGAACGCCACGCCCCGCAGCGGCCTCGCCGCCGACACCGCCGATGAGCTGAAGAAGCGCGGCTTCAAGGTCGGCGAGGTCACCAACGCGCCGAAGTCCCTCGACAAGAAGGTCAAGGGCACCGGCCTGCTGATGGGCGCGACCGGCGCCGACACGGCCGCCCGGTTCAAGGTGCTCGGCAGCCACCTGGCCGGCGCGGACACCCGTTACGACAACCGCAAGGGCGCGGACGTCGATCTGGTGATCGGCAACGAGTTCAAGAAGCTCACCGCGGAGAAGGACGCGGCGCGCGCGATGGCAGCGCTGGCCGATCCCAAGCCGTCCACGTCCCCGTCCTGCTGA
- the upp gene encoding uracil phosphoribosyltransferase: MRIHVADHPLVAHKLSTLRDERTDSPTFRRLADELVTLLAYEATRDVRTEPVDITTPVTATTGVRLTHPRPLVVPILRAGLGMLEGMTRLLPTAEVGFLGMIRDEDTLQPSTYATRIPGDLSGRQVYVLDPMLATGGTLVAAINELISRGADDVTAICLLAAPEGVGLMERELSGTPVTVVTAAVDERLNEAGFIVPGLGDAGDRMYGTAG, encoded by the coding sequence ATGCGCATCCACGTTGCCGACCACCCGCTGGTGGCGCACAAGCTGAGCACCCTGCGCGACGAGCGCACCGACTCGCCGACATTCCGGCGCCTCGCCGACGAGTTGGTGACCCTGCTCGCGTACGAGGCCACCCGCGACGTGCGTACCGAGCCGGTGGACATCACCACCCCGGTGACGGCGACAACCGGTGTACGGCTGACGCATCCGCGGCCGCTGGTGGTGCCGATCCTGCGGGCGGGGCTCGGCATGCTGGAGGGCATGACGCGGCTGCTGCCGACGGCGGAGGTCGGCTTCCTCGGCATGATCCGCGACGAGGACACGCTGCAGCCGTCGACGTACGCGACGCGCATTCCGGGCGACCTCTCCGGACGCCAGGTGTACGTGCTGGACCCCATGCTCGCGACGGGCGGCACGCTGGTCGCGGCCATCAACGAGCTGATCTCGCGCGGCGCCGACGACGTGACGGCGATCTGCCTGCTGGCCGCGCCGGAAGGGGTCGGCCTGATGGAACGCGAGCTGTCGGGCACGCCGGTCACGGTGGTGACGGCCGCGGTCGACGAGCGGCTGAACGAGGCCGGGTTCATCGTTCCGGGGCTGGGCGACGCCGGGGACCGGATGTACGGGACGGCCGGTTAG
- a CDS encoding RNA polymerase sigma factor SigF, translating to MDGSPTPPRASPGGAPRSRSAAARALTQVLFEQLAGLEAGTPEHTKVREALVEVNLPLVRYVAARFRSRNEPMEDVVQVGTIGLINAIDRFDAERGVQFPTFAMPTIIGEIRRYFRDNVRTVHVPRRLHEMWVQVSGATEDLTVLHGRSPTTAEIAERLNLAEEDVLACIEAGRSYRATSLEAAQEREDGPPGLLDRLGYEDPELDGVEHRDLVRHLLVQLPEREQRILLLRYYRNLTQSQISVELGVSQMHVSRLLSRSFARLRAANRIDA from the coding sequence GTGGACGGGTCCCCGACCCCGCCCCGCGCTTCGCCCGGGGGTGCTCCCCGGAGCCGGAGCGCCGCGGCACGGGCCCTGACCCAGGTGCTCTTCGAGCAGCTGGCGGGCCTGGAGGCCGGTACGCCCGAGCACACCAAGGTGCGCGAGGCGCTCGTCGAGGTGAACCTCCCGCTGGTGCGCTACGTCGCGGCGCGCTTCCGCAGCCGCAACGAGCCGATGGAGGACGTGGTCCAGGTCGGCACCATCGGCCTGATCAACGCGATCGACCGGTTCGACGCCGAACGCGGCGTGCAGTTCCCCACGTTCGCCATGCCCACCATCATCGGGGAGATCCGCCGGTACTTCCGCGACAATGTGCGCACCGTGCACGTACCGCGGCGGCTGCACGAGATGTGGGTGCAGGTCAGCGGGGCCACCGAGGACCTGACCGTGCTGCACGGGCGGTCCCCGACGACGGCCGAGATCGCAGAACGGCTGAATCTCGCCGAGGAGGATGTGCTGGCCTGCATCGAGGCGGGGCGCTCGTACCGCGCCACCTCGCTCGAGGCCGCGCAGGAGCGCGAGGACGGGCCGCCCGGACTGCTCGACCGGCTCGGCTACGAGGACCCGGAGCTGGACGGCGTGGAGCACCGCGACCTCGTCCGTCACCTGCTGGTCCAGCTGCCCGAGCGCGAGCAGCGCATCCTGCTCCTGCGCTACTACCGGAACCTGACGCAGTCCCAGATCAGCGTGGAACTGGGTGTCTCGCAGATGCACGTGTCCCGGCTGCTGTCGCGCAGTTTCGCGCGGCTGAGGGCAGCAAATCGGATCGACGCGTAA
- the tadA gene encoding tRNA adenosine(34) deaminase TadA, with protein MSEPDHDPVRDPWRAPMRLALDEAVRALATGDVPVGAVVLGPDGTVLGRGHNEREATGDPTGHAELIALRAAARSLGGWRLHGCTLLVTLEPCTMCAGAAVLARVDRVVYGAQDPKAGAAGSLWDVVRDRRLNHRPEVVNGVLAAECGRLLTDFFRGPDPAAPGTTPDSSAATPDTDFEARPPVG; from the coding sequence ATGAGCGAACCGGACCACGACCCCGTACGCGACCCCTGGCGGGCGCCCATGCGGCTGGCACTCGACGAGGCCGTACGGGCGCTCGCGACGGGCGACGTACCGGTCGGCGCCGTCGTGCTCGGCCCGGACGGCACCGTGCTCGGCCGCGGCCACAACGAACGCGAGGCCACCGGCGACCCCACCGGCCACGCCGAACTGATCGCCCTCCGCGCCGCCGCCCGCTCCCTCGGCGGCTGGCGGCTGCACGGCTGCACCCTGCTGGTGACGCTGGAGCCCTGCACGATGTGCGCGGGCGCAGCCGTACTCGCCCGGGTCGACCGCGTCGTCTACGGCGCCCAGGACCCGAAGGCGGGCGCCGCCGGCTCCCTCTGGGACGTCGTACGCGACCGCCGCCTCAACCACCGCCCGGAGGTCGTCAACGGCGTCCTCGCCGCGGAGTGCGGCCGCCTCCTCACGGACTTCTTCCGCGGCCCGGACCCGGCGGCCCCCGGGACCACCCCGGACTCCTCCGCCGCCACCCCGGATACCGATTTCGAAGCACGGCCACCGGTGGGCTAA
- a CDS encoding cobalt-precorrin-6A reductase: MSASPRHVLILGGTTEARRLAEVLHADVRDEADVRGGDAVQVGDAVRVTTSLAGRVTRPVLPPGEARIGGFGGTDGLTRWLREQRVHALIDATHPFAGTISFHAAAAAAAAHVPLLALRRPGWAPGEGDDWHPAGSLVEAAGLLPGLGRRVFLTTGRMGLAAFAEPGLDGLWFLVRSVDPPDGPVPRSTEVLLDRGPFTLDGERELLRRHRIDVLVTKDSGGAATAPKLRAAREAGLPVVVVRRPAVPEGVRVVGTVEEAVAYTHL, from the coding sequence ATGTCCGCGTCACCGCGCCACGTGCTGATCCTCGGCGGTACGACCGAGGCCCGCCGCCTCGCGGAGGTGCTGCACGCAGACGTACGGGATGAGGCGGACGTACGGGGCGGGGACGCCGTACAGGTCGGGGACGCCGTACGCGTCACGACCTCGCTCGCGGGGCGCGTCACACGCCCCGTCCTGCCGCCCGGTGAGGCCCGGATCGGCGGCTTCGGCGGCACCGACGGGCTCACACGGTGGCTGCGTGAACAGCGGGTGCACGCGCTCATCGACGCCACTCATCCCTTCGCCGGCACGATCAGTTTCCACGCGGCCGCCGCGGCCGCCGCCGCCCATGTTCCCCTGCTCGCCCTGCGCCGCCCCGGCTGGGCCCCCGGTGAGGGCGACGACTGGCACCCGGCCGGTTCGCTGGTGGAGGCCGCGGGCCTGTTGCCGGGGCTGGGGCGGCGGGTGTTCCTGACCACCGGGCGGATGGGGCTGGCCGCGTTCGCGGAACCGGGGCTCGACGGGCTGTGGTTCCTCGTACGGTCCGTGGACCCGCCGGACGGGCCGGTGCCGCGGTCCACGGAGGTGCTTCTGGACCGCGGTCCCTTCACGCTCGACGGCGAGCGCGAACTGCTGCGCCGCCACCGTATCGACGTCCTCGTCACGAAGGACAGCGGCGGCGCCGCCACCGCACCGAAGCTCCGCGCGGCGCGGGAGGCGGGCCTGCCCGTGGTCGTCGTACGGCGGCCGGCGGTGCCGGAGGGTGTACGGGTCGTGGGCACGGTGGAGGAAGCTGTCGCGTATACACATCT
- a CDS encoding type II toxin-antitoxin system VapB family antitoxin: MIFKRIGNGRPYPDHGRESTRQWADVAPRPVRLDQLVTTKGQLDLETLLAEDSTFYGDLFAHVVKWQGDLYLEDGLHRAVRAALQQRQVLHARVLEMG, translated from the coding sequence GTGATCTTCAAGCGAATCGGAAACGGGCGGCCGTACCCCGACCACGGCCGGGAAAGCACCCGCCAGTGGGCGGATGTTGCCCCACGCCCGGTGCGTCTTGACCAGCTCGTCACCACCAAGGGGCAGCTCGACCTGGAGACCCTCCTCGCCGAGGACTCCACGTTCTACGGCGACCTGTTCGCCCATGTCGTGAAGTGGCAGGGCGACCTCTATCTGGAGGACGGGCTGCACCGGGCCGTACGCGCCGCGCTCCAGCAGCGGCAGGTGCTGCACGCACGTGTGCTCGAAATGGGATAA
- a CDS encoding rhomboid family intramembrane serine protease, with amino-acid sequence MGRGGGDEATGDGLETCGIEEGGADELLDVIPASFMHCGVDQLMANTLPMLVLGFMAALRGSGRVLEVALTIIVVSGLGVWVTAPEHIL; translated from the coding sequence GTGGGGCGGGGGGGGGGGGACGAGGCCACGGGGGACGGGCTGGAAACCTGCGGGATAGAGGAAGGGGGAGCCGACGAGCTGCTGGACGTGATCCCGGCGTCGTTCATGCACTGCGGGGTCGACCAGCTGATGGCGAACACGCTGCCGATGCTGGTGCTGGGCTTCATGGCGGCGCTGCGCGGCAGCGGCCGGGTCCTGGAGGTGGCGCTGACGATCATCGTCGTGAGCGGGCTGGGCGTGTGGGTGACCGCTCCGGAGCACATTCTGTAG
- a CDS encoding RNA polymerase sigma factor SigF has product MSVELGSSKVLSENTTADAPRVVPEDSEDFAVPEPQPAPVAGAAIDTRTLSRSLFLRLAVLDVDSPERTYVRDTLIELNLPLVRYAAARFRSRNEPMEDIVQVGTIGLIKAIDRFDCERGVEFPTFAMPTVVGEIKRFFRDTSWSVRVPRRLQELRLALTKASDDLSQTLDRSPTVPELAACLGVSEEDVVDGLAVGNAYTASSLDSPSIEEDGGEGSLADRLGYEDTALEGVEYRESLKPLLAKLPPRERQIIMLRFFANMTQSQIGEEVGISQMHVSRLLTRTLAQLREGLIAES; this is encoded by the coding sequence ATGTCCGTAGAACTGGGCAGCTCGAAGGTGCTCTCCGAGAACACGACCGCCGACGCGCCCCGCGTCGTTCCCGAAGACTCCGAGGACTTCGCGGTTCCCGAGCCTCAGCCGGCCCCGGTGGCCGGTGCCGCGATCGACACCCGCACCCTCTCCCGCTCCCTGTTCCTGCGGCTGGCCGTCCTGGACGTGGACAGCCCGGAGCGTACGTACGTCCGCGACACCCTGATCGAGCTCAACCTCCCGCTCGTGCGGTACGCCGCGGCGCGCTTCCGCAGCCGGAACGAGCCCATGGAGGACATCGTCCAGGTCGGAACGATCGGCCTGATCAAGGCGATTGACCGGTTCGACTGCGAACGGGGCGTGGAGTTCCCGACGTTCGCGATGCCGACCGTCGTCGGCGAGATCAAGCGCTTCTTCCGGGACACGTCCTGGTCGGTGCGCGTGCCGCGGCGGCTGCAGGAGCTGCGTCTCGCCCTCACCAAGGCGAGTGACGACCTCTCGCAGACGCTCGACCGGTCCCCGACCGTGCCCGAACTCGCCGCCTGCCTCGGGGTGTCCGAGGAGGACGTGGTGGACGGCCTGGCGGTGGGGAACGCGTACACCGCCTCCTCGCTGGACTCCCCCTCGATCGAGGAGGACGGCGGCGAGGGCTCCCTGGCGGACCGGCTCGGCTACGAGGACACCGCGCTGGAGGGCGTGGAGTACCGCGAGTCGCTGAAGCCGCTGCTGGCCAAACTGCCCCCGCGGGAGCGGCAGATCATCATGCTCCGCTTCTTCGCCAACATGACGCAGTCGCAGATCGGTGAGGAGGTCGGCATCTCGCAGATGCATGTCTCGCGGCTGCTGACCCGCACGCTGGCGCAGCTGCGGGAAGGGCTGATCGCGGAGAGCTGA